A stretch of DNA from Longimicrobiales bacterium:
ACGGGTTGGGGCGGCTTCGCGATCTACGCAGCATCGATGTACGGATGCCACGTCACGACCACGACGATCTCTCTCGAACAGCACGCCTTCGCGACCAGGCGAGTCGCTGAAGTCGGCCTCGAAGATCGAGTGACAGTCCTTCTGCGCGACTATCGAGATCTCGACGGCTCATTCGACAAGCTGGTTTCGATCGAGATGATCGAAGCGGTGGGTCACCAGTATCTCGACCTGTACTTCCAAACCTGCGCGAGGTTGTTGAAGCCTCAAGGGCTCGCGGCTATCCAGGCGATTACGATCCTCGAGGACTGGTACGATCCGGAGCAGCGGCAGGTCGACTTCATCAAGAAGCACATCTTCCCGGGTAGCTTTATCCCCTCCCTGGAGGCGATACGCGGCGCATCCATGCGCGCCGGGCTCGAACTGGCCGAGGAAGCAGACTTCACCTCACACTACGCGGAGACGCTGCGTCGCTGGCGGCTGCGATTCGAAGAGGATTGGGCGGCGATCGCCGCCATGGGATTCGATGAGCGCTTCCGTCGCTTGTGGGAGTTCTATTTCTGCTACTGCGAGGGCGGGTTCGACGAGGGCATCCTTCGCAGCAAACAAATCGTGTTGGGCCGTCCGGGGATTGTGGCCCAATGGCGGGGAGCGGTCGCGACGGACGTCACCAGCGCGGGCCCCACCGCCTTCTTGAACCAGTCCACGGCGTTGGAGCCCGCCCTATGATAGTGCTACTGCTACAGGGGTGGGGGTTGCTGGCCGTAGGCCTGGCAGTCCTATGGGTGCGGCAGTTGTACACCCAAGATGCGACCAGCGTAGACGTCGCATGGTCAGCGGGCCTGCTCTTCCTTGCGGGATTTTATCCCTGGTTCGTGGATGGAGACCTAGGACGTCGAGCACTGGTGGCGACACTGGGCGGACTCTGGGCCGGGCGGCTCGCTTGGTTCCTGTTCACGAACCGGGTTCGCGGGCACACCGAGGAAGACGGTCGATACCAAGCGATGCGTGCGCACCTTGGACCACGGGCCCCCGTCGGGTTCTTTGTCTTTTATCAGTTCCAGGCTGCCGTAGCCGTGCTCTTTTCGATCCCGATGCTCGCGGCCATGTCAGGAGGGGGCCTTGGCGTCACGGCCATGCTCGGCGTCGGTGTCTGGGTTGCGGCGGTTGGGGGTGAGTCAATCGCCGACGCTCAGCTGGCACGATTCAGAGCGGACCCAGCGAACCGAGGGCAGGTGTGCCGAGATGGCCTTTGGCGCTATTCGCGACACCCGAACTACTTCTTTGAATGGGTCCATTGGTGGGCGTACGTGCTCATCGGCGGAGGGGCGGTCCTCACGTGGGTCGGACCCGTTGCGATGATCGTCTTCCTCTTTCGGATCACCGGCATCCCTTACACCGAACAGCAGGCGTTGCGCAGTCGTGGCGACGCCTATCGTGAATATCAGCGGACCACGAGCGTTTTCGTGCCGTGGCCCCCCAGGGAGACATCATGAGAGAATCGATTGGAATCGACCTCGCAGAGCGTGGACTGATACCCCTTCCCGGCCTGCGGTTCGGTGTGCGACAACTGCTTCGCCAAAGAATCCAGGATGCCGCTGCGGGGCCAAACGTGGAGTCGTTCAAGCGAGAACTCGAAGGTAGTCCGCTGGCTATCGCAACGGACAAGGCCAATGAGCAGCACTACGAGGTTCCGGCGGAGTTCTTCGAGACCGTCCTAGGGCCGCGACTCAAGTACAGTGGAGCATTGTGGCCGGAGGGGACTGCCACGCTGGGCGAGGCAGAGAACGCGATGCTCGCACTGACCTGCGAGCGAGCCGACCTGCAGAACGGGCAAGACATCTTGGAGCTCGGATGCGGATGGGGGTCGCTCACGCTTTACATGGCAGAGAACTACCCGGACAGCCGGATCACCGCCGTTTCGAACTCGGCTCCGCAGAGGCACTTCATCGAGTCACGCGCACCCGACAACGTGCGTGTACTCACAGCCGACATGAACGACTTCCAGATCGACGAACGATTCGACCGGATCGTCAGTGTCGAAATGTTCGAACACATGCGGAACTACCGAGAGCTCCTGAGCCGGATCAGCGGCTGGATGAAGCCCGAGGCGCGCCTCTTCGTTCACGTCTTCTGCCATCGTGAGTTTGCCTACCCCTACGAAACCGAGGGAGAGGACAACTGGATGGGGCGGTACTTCTTCACCGGGGGGATCATGCCGTCGCTCGACCTCCTACCCCGGTTCGATCAGGACCTGGAAGCCGAAGAGCGGTGGGCCGTGGACGGGATGCACTACAGCCGAACGGCGAGAGCCTGGCGTGAGAATATGGAAGCCCGCCGCGATGACGTGCTGCGGATCTTTCAAGAGACATACGGAAACGACGCGCACCGGTGGTACCACCGGTGGCGCCTATTCTTCCTCGCGTGCGAGGAGCTATTCGGATACAGAGCGGGCTCAGAGTGGCTCGTGGGGCACTATCGATTTGCTCCGCGTTCAACGTCCTGATCAGCTTCGAGTCCAGCGGAGGGTCCAAGAAGAGGCACCTCCTGCGATGTACCCAGATCGTTCACGCAGATCTCCAAGAGGTGTTTGACTTCTTCGAAGACCCGATGAACCTGGAACGCATCACCCCTTCCTGGCTCCATTTCCATGTGCAGTCGGTCTCCGATGTCCCAATGCGCCTCGGCACAAGGATCAGCTATCGACTCCGATGGCAGGCCTTCCCCATGACTTGGCGCTCCCGGATTTCGGACTACGAGCCTGACTCCATGTTCTCGGACGAGATGCTCAGCGGCCCCTACCGACGTTGGTATCACCGCCACTACTTCGAAAATGTCGAGTCGGGTGTCCTCATGACCGACCTCATCGAATATGAGCTTCCGCTCGGCCCGCTCGGCGAACTCACGCACTCACTCGTCGTGCGATCCCAGCTCAAAGGCATCTTCGAGTTCCGACGGCTCGCGATCGAACGGATCTTCCCTGCCTCTCCCAATCTCCCTCTCGCTCAAGGAGATACCGACTCCCCCGCCTGATCCTACTCTGGGAGTTGTGGGGTCAGTTTCCATCGATTGCGTCGGTAGAACTCGCGCGCTTGCCTTATCTCACATTTCCCTGCTTCGTTCGATGATGGTCCCCGGCAAGAGCTGACTGGCCCAGACCACGGCACACCCGTTCATGAAATTTGGAGTCCTGAGATGCGCGCCTTGTGCTTACTCACAAGCTGTCTGTTCGTGGCAGCCT
This window harbors:
- a CDS encoding cyclopropane-fatty-acyl-phospholipid synthase, with translation MIERTVRAKMTALPRGRLTVELDGSVESYGPGGHPEASVRVRDRRFFRALAFGGHIGAAESYVRGEWETDDLTALVRLFAANRKTLDGLEAGLARFSEPILTAARLLNRNTRRGSASNIQAHYDLGNDFFSSFLDETMTYSAGIFLEPSSSMKEASIAKYDRLCRRLGLSQDDDLVEIGTGWGGFAIYAASMYGCHVTTTTISLEQHAFATRRVAEVGLEDRVTVLLRDYRDLDGSFDKLVSIEMIEAVGHQYLDLYFQTCARLLKPQGLAAIQAITILEDWYDPEQRQVDFIKKHIFPGSFIPSLEAIRGASMRAGLELAEEADFTSHYAETLRRWRLRFEEDWAAIAAMGFDERFRRLWEFYFCYCEGGFDEGILRSKQIVLGRPGIVAQWRGAVATDVTSAGPTAFLNQSTALEPAL
- a CDS encoding DUF1295 domain-containing protein produces the protein MIVLLLQGWGLLAVGLAVLWVRQLYTQDATSVDVAWSAGLLFLAGFYPWFVDGDLGRRALVATLGGLWAGRLAWFLFTNRVRGHTEEDGRYQAMRAHLGPRAPVGFFVFYQFQAAVAVLFSIPMLAAMSGGGLGVTAMLGVGVWVAAVGGESIADAQLARFRADPANRGQVCRDGLWRYSRHPNYFFEWVHWWAYVLIGGGAVLTWVGPVAMIVFLFRITGIPYTEQQALRSRGDAYREYQRTTSVFVPWPPRETS
- a CDS encoding cyclopropane-fatty-acyl-phospholipid synthase; amino-acid sequence: MRESIGIDLAERGLIPLPGLRFGVRQLLRQRIQDAAAGPNVESFKRELEGSPLAIATDKANEQHYEVPAEFFETVLGPRLKYSGALWPEGTATLGEAENAMLALTCERADLQNGQDILELGCGWGSLTLYMAENYPDSRITAVSNSAPQRHFIESRAPDNVRVLTADMNDFQIDERFDRIVSVEMFEHMRNYRELLSRISGWMKPEARLFVHVFCHREFAYPYETEGEDNWMGRYFFTGGIMPSLDLLPRFDQDLEAEERWAVDGMHYSRTARAWRENMEARRDDVLRIFQETYGNDAHRWYHRWRLFFLACEELFGYRAGSEWLVGHYRFAPRSTS
- a CDS encoding SRPBCC family protein; the encoded protein is MARGALSICSAFNVLISFESSGGSKKRHLLRCTQIVHADLQEVFDFFEDPMNLERITPSWLHFHVQSVSDVPMRLGTRISYRLRWQAFPMTWRSRISDYEPDSMFSDEMLSGPYRRWYHRHYFENVESGVLMTDLIEYELPLGPLGELTHSLVVRSQLKGIFEFRRLAIERIFPASPNLPLAQGDTDSPA